A portion of the Candidatus Babeliales bacterium genome contains these proteins:
- a CDS encoding AAA family ATPase, translating into MIIILTGPIGSGKTDASWELLKIFNNMVFLDCDWFAAMQPFSWDKKSDVAMVYQAMAQMIEFYQKTGKTRFVVTMTSQMAVLFSEFQSVLNPNNLPVRAFRLRCSDQQLLARIDVRNRANKKQEEIIATRQQKLFDTIFSANIPFMKVDVSNLNQQEVVRKIRTMINEYEKLQKSTIY; encoded by the coding sequence ATGATTATCATCTTAACTGGTCCAATAGGTTCTGGAAAAACCGATGCATCTTGGGAATTGTTAAAAATTTTTAACAACATGGTATTTCTAGATTGCGATTGGTTTGCAGCGATGCAGCCATTTTCGTGGGATAAAAAATCTGATGTGGCCATGGTGTACCAAGCTATGGCGCAGATGATTGAGTTTTACCAAAAAACGGGTAAAACGAGGTTTGTGGTAACGATGACTAGTCAAATGGCGGTACTTTTCAGTGAGTTTCAATCGGTCTTAAATCCAAATAATTTGCCGGTACGTGCCTTTCGTCTGCGTTGCAGTGACCAGCAGCTTCTGGCACGCATTGATGTACGCAACCGAGCAAACAAAAAACAAGAAGAAATTATTGCTACTCGGCAGCAAAAATTATTTGATACTATCTTTAGCGCCAACATTCCATTTATGAAAGTTGATGTCAGCAACTTAAATCAGCAAGAAGTGGTTCGTAAAATAAGAACCATGATCAATGAGTATGAAAAATTACAAAAGTCGACGATTTATTAA
- a CDS encoding NUDIX hydrolase: MSDEILDLVSTDDMVIGQLPRSEVYAQKLSNFRVVNAFVINDQGQLWIPRRTKTKRIFPLCLDASMGGHVESGETYEQAFKRELYEELGLDANSIAYEMIGKLNPHDHGTSAFMQVYVIRLNQVDAYNTQDFCGYFWLSPQECIERLNSGDTGKGDLLKMIRQLFV, encoded by the coding sequence ATGTCAGATGAAATATTAGATTTAGTTTCCACTGACGATATGGTCATTGGGCAATTGCCACGATCAGAAGTCTACGCGCAAAAATTATCAAACTTTCGCGTCGTCAACGCTTTTGTTATCAACGACCAAGGTCAATTGTGGATTCCTCGCCGTACTAAAACAAAACGCATTTTTCCTTTATGCCTGGACGCAAGCATGGGTGGCCATGTTGAGTCTGGAGAAACATACGAGCAAGCATTCAAACGTGAACTTTACGAAGAACTTGGTTTAGATGCAAACAGTATTGCCTATGAAATGATAGGCAAGCTCAACCCTCATGATCATGGCACCTCTGCTTTCATGCAAGTGTACGTCATCCGCCTCAATCAAGTTGATGCTTACAACACCCAAGATTTTTGTGGGTATTTTTGGCTCAGTCCGCAAGAATGCATCGAAAGATTAAATTCTGGCGACACAGGCAAAGGTGATTTGCTCAAAATGATTCGACAATTATTTGTGTAA